In Erinaceus europaeus chromosome 10, mEriEur2.1, whole genome shotgun sequence, one DNA window encodes the following:
- the LOC103107396 gene encoding olfactory receptor 13D1-like produces the protein MGNHSAVTEFLLVGLSHYPELQLLLFVICLIMYMIILLGNSLLILIIILDSRLHTPMYFFLGNLSFLDICYTSSFIPTMLAMFVTKKQHISFIGCALQMVISLGLGCTECVLLAVMAYDRYVAICNPLRYPIIMNRVLYVHMAAWSWITGYLFALVQTVLTMVLPFCASNVIDHITCEILALLKLVCSDITINVFVMTVAGIVLLLVPLLLIFISYIFILSSILRINSVEGRKKAFSTCSAHLTVVILFYGSALFMYMKPKSKDTKVSDEIVSLFYGAVTPMLNPIIYSLRNKEVKEAVKKVLNRHLHLWKG, from the coding sequence ATGGGCAATCACTCAGCTGTGACTGAATTCCTTCTGGTGGGACTTTCACACTATCCAGAGCTCCAGCTTTTACTGTTTGTCATCTGCCTCATCATGTACATGATAATACTCCTGGGAAACAGCCTGCTTATTCTCATCATCATCCTGGATTCTCGcctccacacccccatgtacttcttccttggGAACCTCTCGTTCTTAGATATCTGCTACACGTCCTCATTTATTCCCACAATGCTCGCCATGTTTGTGACAAAAAAACAACATATATCCTTTATTGGCTGTGCTCTGCAGATGGTTATCTCCCTTGGATTAGGCTGCACTGAGTGTGTCCTCCTGGCTGTGATGGCCTACGACAGGTACGTGGCCATCTGCAACCCACTGAGATACCCCATCATCATGAACAGGGTGCTGTATGTGCACATGGCCGCATGGTCCTGGATCACAGGCTATCTGTTCGCTTTAGTGCAAACAGTCCTGACGATGGTCTTGCCTTTCTGTGCTAGTAATGTGATTGATCATATTACCTGTGAGATCTTAGCCCTTCTTAAGCTTGTATGTTCAGATATCACCATAAATGTTTTTGTCATGACAGTGGCAGGTATAGTCTTACTGTTGGTGCCTCTGTTGTTAATTTTCATCTCCTATATTTTCATCCTCTCTTCCATCCTGAGAATTAATTCtgtggaagggagaaagaaagccttTTCTACCTGTTCAGCCCACCTGACTGTGGTCATCTTATTCTATGGCTCAGCCCTTTTTATGTACATGAAGCCCAAGTCAAAGGACACAAAAGTCTCAGATGAAATAGTCTCACTGTTTTATGGAGCCGTCACCCCTATGTTGAACCCCATCATCTACAGCCTGaggaataaagaggtgaaagaagcTGTGAAGAAAGTCTTGAACAGACACTTGCATCTCTGGAAAGGATGA